The genomic interval CAATGAAGCACAGGCAGTCCTTCTTCTCCCCCAGCGCCATCCCGATCGCCTCCGTCAGCTCCTCCTCGCACTTCACCTGCGCAATGTACATCATGGCAACCATCAGCAACAGTTCCTCAGATATAGGAGCATCTGCGGTCTAAGCCTCGTGTGGTGAATGTCAGGTGATCGAAGAGTTAGCATACCTTAGAAGTCCAACATTTGCCCTCTCCATTGTGGATGGCATCCACAAGGCCAGTGTAGTTCCAGTTCTTGATGACGTTGTATGGACCGTCATGGATCTCCACCTCAATGGTGTACCCGCCGTTGTTGATCAGGAAGATTATGCTGTTCTGTGCACAGCGAATCATTGTTGACACATCCTGTGCCGTCACCTGCAGGAAATTACCACGATCACACATCAGTAACATGCCATCATATTAGCAACATATCTGATCAAAAGATCAAGTGATCACGGTGCTTCACCTGGAAACTCCCATCACCAATACAGGCAATCACACGCTTGTCCTTAGCGCCCTGAGCATATCCGAGCAATGCACCCACTGACCATCCAATGGAACCATACTGCATTTGGAATTCATACCTGCAGCATGCAATAAACCACTCAGTATATTCACCAAGAACATTGTAAAACCATTCACAACAGGGTTGTAGCAAGTTTCAGAATGCTCACCCGCAGCCCTCAGGGAGCTTCAGCTTCTGGCAATTAAACCAGGAGTCACCAGTCTCGGCAATCACAGCACTGTCACTGTTCAGCATCTTCTGGACGTGCTTGAAGAGCACATTGACGCGCAGCGGCTCATTTGGCTCGCTCTCCAGCGGCTGGCCCTCAGGCACGAAGATCCTCTTGTAGTTCTCGTAAGCAGTGGTGTTCTTGTTGACGCGCTTAGCCAGCTCAGATAAGAACTCCTTCATCATGACGCACCCAAACGCCGGGCCATTCCCGACGATGACACGCTCCGGTTGCACAATTATGGCCTTGTCCTTCTTGAGGAGGAAGGAGTAGCCGACAGAGCTGTAGTCATTGAAGATTGGCCCTGCGAAGAGGTAGGCGTCGGCCGACTCGACGATCTCGGCACAGAAGGCCGTGCTGACGGCACCCCAGTAGGTGCCGATGAAGTGGGGGTGCGTCTCCGGCACGAGCCCCTTGGCCGACGGCATCACCGCGTAGGCGTAGCCACTGGCATCAACAAGGTCGACGAAGGCCTTCCCTGCCTTTGCCACACGCAGCTTGGGGCCGCCAACGAGCACCGGCTTCACCGCCTTGTTCAGGAACTCGACAGTGGCCTCCACCGCAGCCTCCAGACCCATCTTGTTACTCAACCTGCAATGCCACAATTTCATCAGACGAACTGAAAATCTGAAATGCAATGGTACAACCAAACTCATAGCCACAATTTCATCAGACAAACTGAAAATCTGAAATGCAATGGTACAACCAATTTCATAGCATCGAATCAAAAATCTGAAATGCATTGGTACAACCAATCTTATAGCATCGAACTGAAGTGAAATATTACAACATATTGAAATCATCAGACAACTTCCGGTACTGTATCAAATATGCACGATCTCAATACTTATAATTCAACCAGGCGTCCTTTTGGGGGTAAATAATATCCTACGCTCTTGAATCGAGACATGGCATGACAAAATTGGTAGATTATGGGGATAAGCTTCATGATAAAACGGAGAGGGGTACCTGGGGGCGAGGAAGAAGGGGACGGGGTCGCGGCTAAACGTGGGGTGAGGCAGCCCTGGGAGATTGCAGCTGATGCTGAGGTACACAGGCTTGCTCTCCCGCAGCGCCGTCGCGATGGCGGTGTCGATCTGCTCGTGCGCATCCTCCAGATTGGTCACCACCGCCTGAATCCACAAACATTAGCAAACCATCGATCGATCCAACCAAATCTGCAACCCAAGAAATTAGGGGGAAATCCGAGGAGGAGCAGAGGGGGGGACACGTACCTGGTGGCAAGTGACGGTCTGGAAGCAGCGGAGCTCCTGGGAGAAGTCCGGGAGGCCGATGGTGTGGTGGAGGATGCGGTTGGTGCCGTAGTCGTTGGAGTTCGGCCCTCCGGCGATGCAGATGACCGGCAGGTTCTCGCTGTACGCGCCGGCGATGGCGTTGAGCACGCTGAGTCCGCCGACGGTGAACGTGACGGCGcaggcgccgacgccgcgcgcgcgggcgtAGCCGTCGGCCGCGTACCCGGCGTTGAGCTCGTTACAGCAGCCGACGAGGCGCAGCCCGGGCTCGGCGATCAGGTGGTCGAGCAGCGTGAGGTTGAAGTCCCCGGGCACGGCGAACACGTCGCTGACGCCCACCTGCACCAGCCGCCTCGCCAGGTGCCGCCCCAGCGACGCCTCGCCGGCCGacacgggcgcggggcgcgccGAGGTCATCGGGCaccccaccgccgacgccgggCACCCCACCGCGCCgttgtccgccgccgccgccgccccgtccaCGGATCCGATATGGGTCTCCATCAAGATCCGATAAACCTCCCCGGGGAAGAAGCAGCAACCGCTACACTAGTGATGACTGGAATGCGTGTAAAAGTCTCGGAATATATTACAGATTCCTGGACTTGTATGAGGTTTTTGGCTTTGACGCTATTTGACGCTTGTTGGGTATGGTtcggtggatggatggattcagCGGTGGGGAGGAATGTGTCTCGTTTTATACCATGGAGGCGGGGGCAGATCGAGAATTGGTGTGGAAACCCAGGGGCTTCCGTGCAAAAACCTGTATTCCTTTCGACGAAAACCACGGGCGAGATTGGGGTGGGGGAGGCCGGCGCGCCGGTGATCTCGCGGGCGATGCGATCTGCTCGGTGGGGCAGCGTGGCTTGGGGCCCGCGCGTCGGTGACTCGCGGTCTCTCCAGAATCCAGATTCGCGACGGAAATGGTTTCGTCGCGATCAGGGGAAGGCGGGGGCGTgtgcggtgcggcggcggcggtggtgtttTCTGGTTTTGCGACGCAAGTCGTGCGGCGGTTTTGGTTTTGTTTGCTGCGCAAGGTGGACTCGTTTTGGGCTGCGTGGCAAAGGtgtaggcggcggcggaaagCCACGCTAGCCAGTAGCTCCAGCCCGCCACATCAGACGTGGTCACGTGGCTCGCCTGAGGCATCCTGATCCCGCACAGGGAGGCGTAGCGGCGCGTAGAGCCGCTTTCTGCATTGTGTCCGCTACCATGGATGACGCATGAGAGCAGAAATAATAGTAAACTATTAGAGCACCCGTAATGATAAAGTAATGTGttttctataaaatatatacatctTAGCAAtaaactagattaatagtaaaccacctcaatagtatgtctccatgggtatctatagctctctcatgtcttatctcgtttttctctatagactatctctaagttagtagatagctttgctctctcttcatttaatatcttccaagtaggaaaatatgctgacatggatctcttgtaaagagcctatagataaccattgtgggtgctcttaatcagctataaatatattttaatgagataaaagataagagagaagagaaacgggctgcagatctgtagccagctgcagtgcggactccaagacatgatgtgtgtatgacaggtgggaccatatattaatagtatagtaagcaactattgtatgaattggttattcgattagctataaatgaattggagcttatagttggctatactattaaacttgctctgacgGTTGTAGTGCACGAATTTAATCAAAtcgaatcttttttttttgggtagaaAGATGAAGGGCGAAAAATTGCAGGATTgagataattaaaaaaagtaagataaacatatttttttacaggATTGTAAATGGTCGATTTGCCTAGTGTTGTTGTAAAAATCATGGAGTTGAAAGATATTATTATGTGTCATTGATATGTAGGTCCTGGTAACACATATCATTCTCATGAACAATGGTTTTGAAACCTGCGTACGTTTGTAGTGGAATTTCTCAAACTTTTTCAATTGTAAAACacatgaaaatataaaaatggtgTTTAGGTATACTCAAAGGGAACTTCCATGGAGGACCTCGtgttaaattttctataaaatttaggcattccatagaaatttcatatgATCGAATGATATCCACCACTTTATTTCAAATGGTTAGTtaggaaaaaaatgttattattggAACAAAAATCTTCAAATTCATAATACTAACATTAGCAGTGGAGGCGACGAgtctaccaccaccaccaccaccactaacTTATGAAGTAGGCTATAAGTTACTGTATTTTGAGATGAATGGAGTAATTGACTTATACTTCCTTGTCTCTCTTTGCGATTACTATTGTTTACTTTTTAGATAACACGAACTTTTTACTTATTTCTAATACCAACTTTTTAGATGTTTGAGaacaattttattttacaaattaaataATTTGATAATAAAATGATAGTAAATATGCCTAGGTGTCACTGCCTTATTAGGTTGCCAATTACTATATCGTAAGACCATGAACCTTTCGTGCGCTGTcccctttttctctcctttaACATTTTCATTTTATTGGTGCCTCCGTGCCGTGTCATTTTTCTTGTTTCTAGTGGTTCTGCCATCTGACAATTAACCTCGTCCTGTCGTTGACGACTCACCTTCTTCACCGCTCACTGTCaccacgttttttttttaatttgaaaccataccattataattttgtaaagtttgagatatgccatatgtatctcaatgacatgtagaatccacatgagtcaatgacatgtgagtCAGAATgacatattttaaattttacaaaattataatgacatgctttcaattttccttttttttctaagagaAACCACTGTTTTATGCATGCGAGCTATTATGGTATGGTTGTAACTCGGTGGAACGGCTAGTAAAAATGATCCACAGACATGGCAAATTCCGAGCGCCGTTCGATGGTAAGACAAACGACTGAAATACCTGCCGTAACACTTAAATattaactaaaataatattCTCACAAGAAAATGTCAAGCTAGCCTAAATGCCTAATAGAGGAACCAGCACAATCTCAAGTTGCAAAACGAAACCCAGCACACACTCTTCTGTAAACACACCGCAGACTTAAAACTGTCTGCATGCGCGGCTCTCCGGACTCCCGAGTGGCCAAAGCGGCGACGAGGCCACGAGGGTGTGCATCGGAAGACGATTAGCATTGCAAGCAGGCAGCAAGAGCAAACCCACCGTCGCGAAAAAGCAGCAGCGCCAAACAACGTCGCCGCCCGTACGGGCGGCTGCTCCCGCTGGTTTTCTGGTTCCCCAGTGGCACTTGATGACTTGAACGAACTACACCAGGAAGCATCGGGCGCTCCGttccaagagagagagagagagagagagagagagagaaatatcgCGGTATAGCAGCGCGCTGCGAGTTGTGGTTAGGTGCTCAGCCGTCACGATCCGACGAGCCGGCATAGTTGCATGAAAGGCATCATTTTTTCAACCTGATCGTCCCCATCTGACATTGAAAGCTTTGACGGAAAAGATTTGATTATTCAAGATCCAACCACTAGGGACAACACAAACCGCTCCATGGCTCACCTGATGACCTGAAACGCTGGAATCATAGGATGGGCGGAGGACTCCTGATACTGGAGGCGCCAGCCGCCACCGATCGAGATtcgagaaggaggaggagcggctgcCCCCAACTTGTTTTCGTCTCTCTCCGTTGCGTCGTCGTGCGACTCGAAGAGTCAAACCCCGTGGGCTCTTGTACGACTTCCGTAGTTCCGTTGGCCAGCTTGGGTATCAGGGTACACGTGCTACACTTTTAGAGCGTTCACAATGCACCGACTTGACGTTCAGCCCCAACATGTCAGCTCGGAGATTTCTCTCCACCTGAATATTAAGCTCTACGTTCTTCGTCATAGTTGTAGGTCTGAGCCCACAACATTGTGTCCCGCACCATCAAGAAACGGAGAGAGAGGACAGGAGGGGAGGGCTGAGCTCGTTGGGTACTTGGCCGTGCCGACGACGTATCAACCGTGGATGAAGGTTGCCGCCGTTcttgtccgccgccgctgcccgacGCCAAATCTGGTGAGCTCGGTGGATGCGGACGAAGAGGAGGGGCGCAAGCTCAacagggtggcggcggtgacacGTCCCAACGGTAGCCACCTCGATCTGTGCCGCCGTTGTTAGGGGCAGGGGCGGACCCAGACCTAGGGTAAGCTGGGCCACGGCCCGGGGCCTGGGATGAAAGGCCCATTGAGAAGTATGCATTTTCATCAGGACTAAGTCTATTTGGCCTCATTTTTCACCATGTAAACTTGTGTTGGGCTGA from Oryza glaberrima chromosome 3, OglaRS2, whole genome shotgun sequence carries:
- the LOC127767376 gene encoding pyruvate decarboxylase 2: METHIGSVDGAAAAADNGAVGCPASAVGCPMTSARPAPVSAGEASLGRHLARRLVQVGVSDVFAVPGDFNLTLLDHLIAEPGLRLVGCCNELNAGYAADGYARARGVGACAVTFTVGGLSVLNAIAGAYSENLPVICIAGGPNSNDYGTNRILHHTIGLPDFSQELRCFQTVTCHQAVVTNLEDAHEQIDTAIATALRESKPVYLSISCNLPGLPHPTFSRDPVPFFLAPRLSNKMGLEAAVEATVEFLNKAVKPVLVGGPKLRVAKAGKAFVDLVDASGYAYAVMPSAKGLVPETHPHFIGTYWGAVSTAFCAEIVESADAYLFAGPIFNDYSSVGYSFLLKKDKAIIVQPERVIVGNGPAFGCVMMKEFLSELAKRVNKNTTAYENYKRIFVPEGQPLESEPNEPLRVNVLFKHVQKMLNSDSAVIAETGDSWFNCQKLKLPEGCGYEFQMQYGSIGWSVGALLGYAQGAKDKRVIACIGDGSFQVTAQDVSTMIRCAQNSIIFLINNGGYTIEVEIHDGPYNVIKNWNYTGLVDAIHNGEGKCWTSKVKCEEELTEAIGMALGEKKDCLCFIEVIAHKDDTSKELLEWGSRVSAANSRPPNPQ